Genomic segment of Lepus europaeus isolate LE1 chromosome 6, mLepTim1.pri, whole genome shotgun sequence:
TTGTTTAATAGTACATATTTTAAGTACATGTTAGGTGTTTAATAAATTTTGTAGAGCTTATAAGTCTGTCTTTGAAACTAATGAGACTCAAAGAACTGGTTTAACTTTAGTCATTAGTGTggagatttttttctgattaaaaaaattacttattttcatcttatttgaaagggagaaagatagatggacctacagaaagagatcttccatccactgctttactgcccaaatgcccacaaaaaccaaggctgggccaggcaaaaagcctggaactcaacctgggtctcccatgtgggtggcagggttccaagtgtttgagctatcatctgctgccaaagtagcaggaagctggatcagaagatgaggaGCCTAGACCCAAACCAGGCGcttcaacatgggatgcaagtgtcccaagtggcaacttaactgcatcaaatgcctgccctcccctTTCTGATTTTAGGTCATTTTGAAAAGCCTGGCACCTGAATTTCCCACCTAAGTCATTTGAAGGAATTGTCATGAAAACATTTATATCCTATGAATCTATAAAACAAGCTTTGGATACTTGGCCCAGTAAAACCAACTGTcctgggacctgtgctgtggcacagtaggttaagcctctacctgtggcactggcttcccatgtaggtgctagttgagtcctggctgttccacttccaatccagctccctgttaatggcctgggagagcaatggaagatggctcaagtgctttgtcAATCCAAagatggctttggattggcccagctccaactggtgctgccatctgggaagtgaaccagaggatggaagacctctctctctgtaactctgtcagtcaaataaataaataaatcttaaaaaaacaaaaacatatgaaCTCATATATTCTTAATGCTAAAAGAATGACAGGTCTTATTACTTATGTGAAATTATTCATCCTTTAAGGCAGTGATTCTTAAAATACGGTCCTTGGACCCTTGTGGGTTTAAGACTCAGGGAGTCTTTCAAGTCAAACTGTTTTTATAATAAtgttaaaataacattttcttttttcgcTGTGTAGTTAAAATCACTTTAGCACAAATTACTTTTAGTACTTAAAAATACTCtcgtggggctggctctgtggcgcaatgggttaataccctggcctgcagcatcagcatcccatataggctccggtttgagacccaactgctccacttccaatccagctctctgctatggcctgggaaagcagtagaagatgacccaagtccttgggcccctgcacccaggtgggagatccagaagaagcttctggctcctggcttcagatcagtgcagctttggctgttgcagccaattggggagtgaactagtggatggaagacctctctctctctctagctctctctctctctctctctgcctctcctctctctgtgtaactctctgactttcaaataaataaataactttttattctttttttttttttttttgacaggcagagtggacagtgagagagagagacagagagaaaggtcttcctttgccgttggttcaccctccaatggccgccacggctggcgtgctgcggccggcgcaccgcgctgatccgatggcaggaaccaggtggctatcctggtttcccatggggtgcagggcccaagcacttgagccatcctccactgtactcccttgccacagcagagagctggcctggaagaggggcagccgggacagaaccggcgccccgaccgggactagaacccggtgtgctggcgccgcaaggcagaggattagcctagtgagccgcggcgccggccgataaataactttttaaaaatactctaggTGAAATAGTATTTTGCCAGCTCCGAACTCCAAAGtacttatctttttaatattATGTATTACAGAATGGAGGTAGTAAATATGACATTTCTGTACTGAGGTCTGATGAATATCTCAAAGAAAATCTCTTATATGATTGTCTAACTTGCAGACTGAATTAAAgaacttttgaaaaaagatttatttgaaaggcagagtgacagagagaaggagagacaaagaacaaTCTTcatttctctggttcactccccaaatggctgcaacagccagggctgggcaaaggaTTATGGTAGGCATTGGAGATTTTTCTGTCAGCCTGGCAGTAATAGAGAATCTTTTAATAGTCAATTTGTGAATGAGATTGCTAATGTCAGTAAATAGACCATTAGTGGATTTTTGGCAGCTTATTCAGAGGCATATAAGAAGAAAATAGGTCACGTAAACAGATCAAATACAGAGCTTTGAGAAGAGTTGTAGAAACCCAAATTCTATATCTTTTTACTCCAGGAACGATTCTACTTACAGtgaaataagagatgaaaatgaTTTACTCTGTCACCAAACTTTTAACTAATGGAATAGTGATCATTCAAAGACACATTTTTGAGGtaaaaattgtcattttgagaGTTAAATGCCACTCCTAATCATGTCTTGTTtagttaattgttaaatttggGTTTTAATCTCTTTACATATACACTGAATAGGAGAAAAGTAACACAATATTAATTTTTACTGCTGATTTAAGTGTGTTAAATTGCTATCATGTTGGGGCTGACGTCAtcaagctgcagcctgtgatgctggcttccgatgtcagagagccagttctaggcttagctattctgcttctgccCCAACTcttttctaatgcacctgggaaggcaacagatgatggcccaagtacttgggcccctacacccccgTGGgacatcaggatggagttccaggcccctggcttcagcctggaccagccccagccattgtaggcatttggggagtgagccaatggaaggaagatttctttttctatccctctctctgtccctctgccttgcaaatgaataaaatgttttttttttttaaattcctagcatgtaattaaagaaaattggaattaaaggtGACTTAAAGTTTGACATTGGGTGTTTATTAGATCTTATAATTAAAAAAGAGCTTTGATAACTATTTTGTTAACCAACTTGCTAACTACTAaaattctctctttgcttctaaTATATAGAAGAGATTAGTAAAAGTAGATTTTAACTTGTGTTATTTTTAATGGTCATCACATTGattttcactttttctcttttatttcaggtttttttacTCATTGTTCTTCCCTGGGCTAATTGTGTGTGGAattttatgtgtatgtttgtTCATTGTCCTTTGGATGATCAGACTACtgcttcagaaaaagaaaaaatcagtgtcaagcaaaaatgggaaaaatcaaaTGGTGATTGCATTTTTTCATCCCTACTGCAATGCtggtggaggaggagaaagagtttTATGGTGTGCCCTAAGAGCCCTGCAGAAAAAGTAGGTATGCATCGTGCTTAGCTGATGTGCTACATTATgaccattctttaaaaaatcattacccAGAAATTCATCTGTCTTTGGTACCTTACTTGTCTCCAGTTTCTTAATTGTTCTTcagtaagaaaatatttctttcatatgGCCATCTGCCTTATAAGATcctattgaaaaaataaatgagcctgtggtgccagcacaccgggttctagtccgggtgggggcgccggattctgtcccagttgcccctcttccaggccagccctctgctgtggcccgggagtgcagtggaggatggcccaagtgcttgggccttgcacctgcatgggagactgggagaagcacctggctcctagcttcggatcagtgtggcgcgctggccgcggcagctattggagggtgaaccaacggcaaaaggaagatctttctctctctctctctctgtccactttgcctgtcaaaaaaataaataaataaaataataaaaaataaaaaataaatgactaaataaaaGATCTTATTGAATTTTAAGTGCTGTGATAAAGAAATTAATGGGGAaatcatctactttttttttttttttttttaagatttatttacttattttgagagagttaaagagagagatcctccatccactggttcactccctggatggcccagagctgggctgggctaaagccaggagcacaggagcttctcacaggtctcccacatgaatggcaagaacccaacgttcggccacctgctgctgcttttcccaggccattagtagggagctggattggaagtggagcagcttggacatgaactggtgcccacatgggaggctggcgtcacaggtggtaactttacccactatgccacaatgccaacccccttaCATCTGCTTTTGTGGGAGAATTTTATGAGGATAACCAGTCATGTTAGGAGAATGTATATGGAAGATATTAAATAATTAACAGAAATGTACCAAGTATTGCAGAACTCTTTAAACCTGAACACTTTAGTCAGTGCAGGAACATAGGAATAATCTTTATGAAAGTGTTTATACATTGATTCTAATTTTAATACCATCACCATTTGGATGATCTTAAGGTACTGTGTTAAAAGGAATATGGTGTCACACATCATTTAATGTTTTAGGTTTCCTTACCCCTGCCCCTTACACCTTCAAAATATTTGATTCCCTTTCAGAGAGGAAAAAGCGTAGTAAATTAGGTTCCATTATTGCTTTATCATCTGACAGGACTGATTATCCTTCCATGGTACCCTACTTTAGGGAACATGCCTTTGATTCTGTTCCAAAGCCTTCACACATAATTCCCTCCACTGTCCAAGATGATGGGACCAACAGATCTGGTATCTGGTGAGAGCTCACTCTGCTTCATAAATGGCACCATCTTTTTCTGTCCTTGTGTAGCGAAAGAGACAAGCAAGCTCCCTTAGGCCTCCTTTATAAAGGCACTAATCAGGgggtagcattgtggcacagcaagttaagttacCACTCGCTTCACCAACCTCCCATATCGAGCAGCAGTTcaagcccagctgctctacttctaatccagctctctgctaatgtcctaggaaggcagcagatagatggtggcccaagtacttgggcacttgccacccatgttggagaaccagatagagttcctggctcctggcttcaacctggcccagtcgtagctgttgcagccatttagggagtgaaccagcaggtggaagatctctctctctctcaatcactctgcctttcaaataaataaaggtattAATCCTCATTAAGaggcccctccccttcccaccaTCCAGGGGATTAGGCTTCCACATAGCAATTTTGAGGTGACACAAACGTTCAGACCATAATGCACAGTCATGAAGGACTAATAATTTTAGTTGTTGTCATTGGGCAATGGAAGACTCACAAAAGGATGAGGTCCATAGTTCAATTGCAATGAATGAAAAATAgtggaaaacatttttaatataaaaacgtTTCTTTATGACCATGAGAAAATAATTATCTACAACTTTTTGTTTGGTGTTAACGTGAATTAATGACATCTTAACTATTATATTCTGTTTTAGATATCCTGAAGCAGTTTATGTTGTTTATACTGGCGATATTAATGTCAACGGTCAACAGATACTGGAAGGTGCCTTCAGAAGATTTAACATCAGATTGGTTCACCCAGTGCAGTTTGTGTTCTTAAAGAAACGCTACCTTGTGGAAGATTCACGCTATCCTCACTTCACACTGTTGGGCCAAAGTCTCGGATCCATTTTTCTTGGCTGGGAAGCTCTCATGCAGTGTGTCCCTGATGTTTACATTGATTCAATGGGATACGCTTTCACGCTTCCTCTGTTTAAGTATGTAGGAGGTTGCCGAGTTGGAAGCTATGTTCATTATCCCACCATCAGCACTGACATGCTCTCTGTGGTGAAGAATCAAAATGTTGGATTTAATAATGCAGCTTTTATTACCAAAAATGCTTTCCTCAGCAAAGCAAAGCTCATCTACTACCatctatttgcttttatttatggACTTGTTGGTTCTTGCAGTGACACAGTCATGGTCAATTCTTCCTGGACACTAAACCATATTCTGTCACTGTGGAAGGTTGGGAATTGCACTGACATTGTCTACCCACCTTGTGATGTGCAGACATTCCTGGACATTCCCTTACATGAGGAAGAGATGACCCAAGAGCATCTGCTGGTTTCCATCGGGCAGTTCAGGCCTGAAAAGAATCATCCTTTGCAGATCAGAGCCTTTGCTAAATTGCTGAGTAAGAAGGTGGTGGAGTCACCTCCTTCCCTTAAACTTGTCCTTATTGGAGGTTGTCGGAACAAGGATGATGAACTCAGGGTAAATCAACTGAGAAGGCTCTCTGAGGAGTTAGGCGTTCAAGAAGatgtggaatttaaaataaacattccgTTTGATGAACTGAAGAAGTACTTGTCCAAAGCAACAATCGGTCTGCATACCATGTGGAATGAGCATTTTGGGATTGGTGAGTCTGTTCTTTTGTTTGGTGGCACGAGATGTACATTTTAGCTTTTGCTGACGAAATGATAATTCTCTGGAAGTCCGCATCAGGCCCTAATTCTCTCTTTAATTCCCCAAGGATGCTTTCCTCATTCGAGGCCCTATAAGATGGTAGTGAATAGtaacagctaatatttattgaccACTCACTGTGTACAAATCACTGTCTTGGGTTTTTACAAGTATTATATAGTTTAATCTTCCCTAAAATGCTACTTGGTAAGTAGTACACTTATTCTTACTTTAtacataaggaaactgaggcacacagaggttTAGAAATTGCTCAAGGTCAAACAGTTAAGTAAGTAATATGGGTAGTAGCCAGATTCTAACCCAGATAgctcttactttttaaattttttttaagatttatttatttgtttatttaaatcgAAGAATgacaagagagggggagagataggaagaggaagagagat
This window contains:
- the ALG11 gene encoding GDP-Man:Man(3)GlcNAc(2)-PP-Dol alpha-1,2-mannosyltransferase isoform X1, producing the protein MAAAKGGWLACELLRFFYSLFFPGLIVCGILCVCLFIVLWMIRLLLQKKKKSVSSKNGKNQMVIAFFHPYCNAGGGGERVLWCALRALQKKYPEAVYVVYTGDINVNGQQILEGAFRRFNIRLVHPVQFVFLKKRYLVEDSRYPHFTLLGQSLGSIFLGWEALMQCVPDVYIDSMGYAFTLPLFKYVGGCRVGSYVHYPTISTDMLSVVKNQNVGFNNAAFITKNAFLSKAKLIYYHLFAFIYGLVGSCSDTVMVNSSWTLNHILSLWKVGNCTDIVYPPCDVQTFLDIPLHEEEMTQEHLLVSIGQFRPEKNHPLQIRAFAKLLSKKVVESPPSLKLVLIGGCRNKDDELRVNQLRRLSEELGVQEDVEFKINIPFDELKKYLSKATIGLHTMWNEHFGIGIVECMAAGTIILAHNSGGPKLDIVIPHDGQITGFLAETEEGYAETMAHILSLSAEKRLQIRNSARASVSRFSDQEFEMAFLSSVERLFK
- the ALG11 gene encoding GDP-Man:Man(3)GlcNAc(2)-PP-Dol alpha-1,2-mannosyltransferase isoform X2, with translation MIRLLLQKKKKSVSSKNGKNQMVIAFFHPYCNAGGGGERVLWCALRALQKKYPEAVYVVYTGDINVNGQQILEGAFRRFNIRLVHPVQFVFLKKRYLVEDSRYPHFTLLGQSLGSIFLGWEALMQCVPDVYIDSMGYAFTLPLFKYVGGCRVGSYVHYPTISTDMLSVVKNQNVGFNNAAFITKNAFLSKAKLIYYHLFAFIYGLVGSCSDTVMVNSSWTLNHILSLWKVGNCTDIVYPPCDVQTFLDIPLHEEEMTQEHLLVSIGQFRPEKNHPLQIRAFAKLLSKKVVESPPSLKLVLIGGCRNKDDELRVNQLRRLSEELGVQEDVEFKINIPFDELKKYLSKATIGLHTMWNEHFGIGIVECMAAGTIILAHNSGGPKLDIVIPHDGQITGFLAETEEGYAETMAHILSLSAEKRLQIRNSARASVSRFSDQEFEMAFLSSVERLFK